From the uncultured Methanomethylovorans sp. genome, the window GCGGAGGAATATCTACTGCTATGGTAAGACGCTTTTCAGATGGAAATGATGTGCTATAGGCGAGTTCACACGTTTCCCGCTTTATACCCAGAGTGGCCTTTACCATATCAAAAGGCCGCAGTGTGGCAGACATAAGAATGACCGAGAACACGGAAGCAAAAAGAGGTTCTGTCACATTGCTGGGAATGCAGGTGAAAAGTTCCAGGCGACCATAGATAGCATCATTCAAATCCCTGCGCACATTCATGATAGGATAATAACGATGATCATTAGACAAGACAAGGTATGACGACAGAAAATCTGCAGCATAGCGTATATGTGACTTTTTCAGCACCTTGCTTAGACCTTTCTTATATTGCTCTTTATATTCCTCGTCAAGCATTTGTCCAAACTCGCTGGCTTCGGAAAGTACAAGCTGTATAGCAGCCTCATCCTTAAAACCCATTTCCAGCGCCTGTCTCATTAACCTGCCTCTTACCATATCATTGCGTTCATAAGGATCGCTGATGCGCATATCATACCAGAGCCGACCCACTCTTTCCCTTTCACCGAACTTGAACCTGTTATTGTATGTCTCCCGGATGATATCGTTTAGCGTTTTGAACAATTCAAATGCACGGCTTTCAGGCATTTGATCTTTGTTAGCTTCTATCTCCGCAATGGCTTTCTCAATTGTATGTTCGGTGATGGTTACAGAAGAATGCGAGCGTGCCGCAGATTCCAGGTTGTGTGCTTCGTCAAATATAACTATGACATCCAGAGGCTCCTTATCCAGCCAAGTAAGCAATGTTGTAAATATCTCTGCACTCAGTACATGGTGGAAATTGCAGATTATAAGGTCTGCATGCTTCAATTCCCTTTTAAGCAATTCGTAGCCACACATGCCTTTTTTTGTGGCATACTCGTTTATCTCCTCAGGGGTGCGTACATCAGCAAAAAGCCACTGCCTGAATACTTCACTTTCAAAACGCAACACCTCGTAGAGATCGTTACATGCCCTTTCCCTTACACCACGAGTCTTTTGTTCGGCTACCTCTATTTCATTAAACAGAGCATCTCTTAAGGCTATGAGAGCTGGGTCCTTGGAACGTTTGTAATTCTCAGAGGCAGATTTAATTTCCTTTTTCTTGAGATCAAGTTCCTTTTCCAGCTCTATCAGCTCAAAAGTATTCTCCCTTTTGAGCCGGCACTCCTCGTAATCTACTTCATGGGGACACATGGCAGCCTTACCCTTTACTACTGCTACCTTGACATCATTTCCCCGCTTTATCTCCTTAGCCTCGCTAATGAACTGCACCATTTGTTGATGTACATTAGTTGCAATTATCACTGTTTTCTGCAACTGTTTGCCCACAAAGAGCGCAGGAGCAAGAGAACTGAGGGTCTTGCCAGTACCGCAAGCGCCCTCGAAAAGTATAACCTCTTTTTTAAGAAGTGCGGAATATATCCTTTCCATAGCATCCTGCTGGTTAGGATAACAGTGCTCCTTGGGAAAATATTTTAAGTATCCTCTCTGTCCGCTCATCGCACTACCTTATACCTTTCTATACTAATAATTTGGGTTTAGATCTTCTTTGCAGCCATAACATTTGTATTACAGCTTGAGATCAGCCTGCTGGATGGGGTTTCTAGTATTTTAATATTAACTTTTGTTCCCTTCTTGAAACCAAAGTTATTCGAAGTATTTGTAGTGCTTCCCACCTGCACTTTTACCGTTGAATTATTCCCCAGGCCATCGTCACCATTTAGGACAATAGCTTCTCCTGCAGACCAATAACCATCTGCTATACAAGAGTTGCGTGTTTCATAATGTGGTCCTTTTCCTGCAGGACATAGATCCAGATATGTTACCTGCACATCTCCATTCACGATTCTTCCTCCGTGTGCTACAACTCCGGTATAACTGCTACCCTTGCCATCAATAACAATCTGTATGTCTTCAAGGGGTAGGGGATCTCCGCCCTTATGTGCCAGAGTTATGAAATTCTCCCTGTACCTGATCTCATTAGGTACGCCACCTTCTATAAATTCTATTTCCACATCAGCTGTTAGACCTTTTTTTAGAGGGTTAGGTATTCCGGCAAGGGAAACAGCAGCAACTCCTACAAGCAACATTGTAAGAACCAGCATCAGCAATGTCCCTATAACAGGACTTATTCCCTGATCTGTGAACCGAATCTTCAAGAAGCTGGAAAAGAGTCGTTTTTGGTTCATACTCGAATTACAGAAAACTTAGTATATAAACTATTCTAAAATAATTATAGTTATATAATAAACGCTCTCTAGGTATTACTTTTAAAGAATACAGCAACAAAATATGATTCGGTTAAAAAATAAAAGTAAAAATGAAAATAGCAGACCAAAAAAAGTGGCCTGCTAACAAAACAAACCGTTAATGTGAGGTTTAACTTATGCTGATCTTTCCTTTTGGTCTGACAACAAGCGTTTCTTCACTATCTTCTTTATCAGTTATATCATTCGCATTATATGCATCAGCGATAATGTAAGCATTCCCCGCAGTGGTTGTAGTGAAAGTTACGCTGTTAGAACCATTCACTGGTATAGTGATAGGATTCTTATGATCATTAAAATAACCAAGATCGCTGTAAAGGGTCACAATTGCATTAGCAGGTTTACCTGTATCATCCTTTACCTCTAAAGTCAGCTCAGTAGGCTCATTAATTAAGAGTATGGACTTATCAGCACTCATCGTGAGGCTTCCGAGGTGGCTAATTATTGAAAGAGTGCTGTCAGCATATACATCGCCTCTTACTGTAGGCAAATCCACTGTCACGTTTTTGCTATTCAGGTATTCGTTCATGTAAGTAATGTTTGACCCTGATAGGATAATGGGCACAGAATTTTGCCCTTGTACATTCATCTGATACCACATTCCCCATTTCTCTCCAGAATTTAAATTAGGAAGTTGCCATGTAAGTATCGACCTATCACTTAGAGTTGTAATTGTCGGTTCCTCATTGCCAATTCCCGGAGATGTAGGAATTATAAAGTAGCTAAGGTTACCATTTGTATTGTTAGTACTACCATTTATGAATGTAACTGTTGCTTTAATTCCGTTTAGATCATAGTTGTGGGGTATCTGGATGTTCATTACAGGTCCTTCAGCTGACAAGTTTGTGA encodes:
- a CDS encoding ATP-dependent DNA helicase translates to MSGQRGYLKYFPKEHCYPNQQDAMERIYSALLKKEVILFEGACGTGKTLSSLAPALFVGKQLQKTVIIATNVHQQMVQFISEAKEIKRGNDVKVAVVKGKAAMCPHEVDYEECRLKRENTFELIELEKELDLKKKEIKSASENYKRSKDPALIALRDALFNEIEVAEQKTRGVRERACNDLYEVLRFESEVFRQWLFADVRTPEEINEYATKKGMCGYELLKRELKHADLIICNFHHVLSAEIFTTLLTWLDKEPLDVIVIFDEAHNLESAARSHSSVTITEHTIEKAIAEIEANKDQMPESRAFELFKTLNDIIRETYNNRFKFGERERVGRLWYDMRISDPYERNDMVRGRLMRQALEMGFKDEAAIQLVLSEASEFGQMLDEEYKEQYKKGLSKVLKKSHIRYAADFLSSYLVLSNDHRYYPIMNVRRDLNDAIYGRLELFTCIPSNVTEPLFASVFSVILMSATLRPFDMVKATLGIKRETCELAYSTSFPSEKRLTIAVDIPPLFARSRDDPHALEAVEQVLEDSIENSIGNVIIFFQSAAEARRYYSKLGDRLNLPTFLDEAGVSSHEVREAFFELGEKGGKGVLFSYLWGTLSEGVDFRDGRGRTVIIVGVGYPALNDRMNAVESAYDHSYGFGAGWDYAVQIPTIRKIRQAMGRVVRSPIDYGVRILLDGRFLTDSRKRYGKFAVFEIFPPDEKEEFIDVQPEKVKFSLMNFFQDNA
- a CDS encoding type IV pilin N-terminal domain-containing protein, with product MNQKRLFSSFLKIRFTDQGISPVIGTLLMLVLTMLLVGVAAVSLAGIPNPLKKGLTADVEIEFIEGGVPNEIRYRENFITLAHKGGDPLPLEDIQIVIDGKGSSYTGVVAHGGRIVNGDVQVTYLDLCPAGKGPHYETRNSCIADGYWSAGEAIVLNGDDGLGNNSTVKVQVGSTTNTSNNFGFKKGTKVNIKILETPSSRLISSCNTNVMAAKKI